One window of Caldisericum exile AZM16c01 genomic DNA carries:
- a CDS encoding peptidoglycan DD-metalloendopeptidase family protein, whose translation MDLWKHKYEVHKKKVKKQGGFTLIIVPHYQGKTVRIVLTPLRIYTILFTFALIVTFAVSFGASYRELLVNAKAPGVYASSLSVEDAKNLQALQDELAKTKADVEALRQYVLALGKLEKDVRSALKLGGETVSLESILARPSSKSQIQSYTELPKTYAQVRTELADTSKQAVQTEQTLTMLQETVYKFNEMKAQTPDYWPLQGSITSYFGWRISPFGGGWEFHKGIDIASYYGAPIRAAADGEVTFAGWDSGGYGKMIIIYHRDGIETVYGHLSGIDVKVGDKVKKGQVIGYEGCTGLCTGPHLHFEIRVWGEVINPLKYLE comes from the coding sequence GTGGACCTGTGGAAGCATAAGTACGAAGTACATAAGAAAAAAGTGAAGAAGCAAGGCGGCTTTACCCTGATAATTGTACCTCACTATCAAGGTAAAACCGTAAGAATTGTCCTAACACCTTTAAGAATTTACACGATTTTATTTACCTTTGCCTTGATTGTTACTTTTGCGGTTTCCTTTGGCGCATCTTACAGGGAACTTCTTGTAAACGCAAAAGCCCCTGGAGTTTATGCAAGTTCTTTAAGTGTGGAAGATGCCAAGAACTTACAGGCTCTTCAGGATGAACTTGCAAAGACCAAAGCAGATGTTGAAGCCTTGAGACAGTATGTGCTTGCTCTGGGCAAACTTGAAAAGGATGTGAGGTCGGCCCTTAAACTTGGCGGGGAAACAGTGAGTTTAGAGTCAATTCTTGCACGTCCATCATCAAAATCTCAGATACAATCATATACAGAACTTCCAAAAACTTATGCGCAGGTAAGAACTGAACTTGCAGATACATCGAAACAAGCAGTCCAAACAGAGCAAACCCTTACAATGCTTCAGGAAACCGTATACAAGTTTAACGAGATGAAGGCACAAACGCCAGATTATTGGCCGCTACAGGGATCAATTACTTCTTACTTTGGGTGGCGAATAAGTCCGTTTGGTGGTGGCTGGGAATTCCACAAGGGAATTGATATTGCAAGTTATTATGGTGCACCTATTAGGGCGGCAGCAGATGGAGAAGTAACTTTTGCAGGTTGGGATTCAGGTGGCTATGGAAAGATGATTATTATTTATCATAGAGATGGTATAGAGACAGTTTATGGACACCTTTCAGGAATCGATGTAAAAGTAGGAGATAAGGTTAAAAAGGGACAGGTTATTGGTTATGAAGGGTGCACCGGATTGTGTACTGGACCACATTTGCATTTTGAAATAAGAGTCTGGGGTGAAGTAATTAATCCGTTAAAATATCTTGAGTAA
- a CDS encoding stalk domain-containing protein has translation MFKKLLVFLLIFTLTLVGIAIPTKAVYSVSVSATPNTAGAFASYSISFFMQNPLAASGSIFITFPSGFTVPQGAWNTNYVQVNGVYPTSVSASGQVITIVPSQPGGLGAGYVSVFISNSAGVKNPPIGGTYSITISTTTSGEGAGYGTLTITSAVTGVYVSVNPLLAGTKASYFIQFTPNVSLVQNTDYIYIEFPTGTTLPTPIPNNVMYVGTSQVPSTYISYPTSTKMQIKVPIALNAGVVQQVYIPDTFGIINTTTSNVPLTVKVSTSKETTPVDSNPFTLIGTSVSSPTVTVSPNSASSNASYTIQFNVSPTGGLSPTTDYIKIEFPEGTTVPANTNPTYISVNGIACSNRLVSGNLLTIYIPSTLAINNGQFVIVQISNNFGIVNPSTPGTYTLKVSTSKDIIPVPAYYTITGTSISNLDVVVDPPTQNANAQYTITFKTSSSGALSRSASDKIYVAFPTGFTTPSSISGVYVTVNGTQCTTSITNTSGKLTITTPVDVGANSTVTVVISKNANIINPSSSGTYQIKVSTSKDVVEVMDNVDIVKSTVSKPQVQLTSYAVSDDVGVTIIFNTGSGGALTTSDTISLVFPSQFTLPSTIQTGLVKVNNVNALQVTKSVNRIDIKPSVNIGANSQVTVAIDKSAGIKNPTQSGDYKISVYTSKETTPIDSDTFKIVILPVTTAAVSPAQPDGENGYYKTTPRITLTATSPVDTNPQIYFYIDNPSPQLYSAPISIPDGVHTLYFYAKDKYGNTEVAKSLQFKVDTIKPTITITSPQDNAVLNSKDITIKGRVSEQATLTVNGAPVIVKPDLTFEYATTIVGKTTFTIVAKDVAGNTNQTTLTVSLDTTPPKLTVTKPVAFQTVNVPYVNVEGITDADAVKVTVNGQQVQVGSDFKFSYRVTLTTEGLNSIEVIAEDLAGNQARQVIPINYVKKTKLILQVDNKNAILNDKAIQLDAPPKIVNGRTLVPIRTIATAFNAEIAWEPVFRLVIIKLGDTTIYLQIGVSYASVNGKKVTLDVAPQIIGNYTYVPLRFISESLNASVEWDGATKTIIIIYPK, from the coding sequence ATGTTTAAGAAGTTATTAGTTTTCTTATTAATTTTTACGTTAACATTAGTTGGAATTGCGATTCCTACAAAAGCAGTTTATAGCGTCTCTGTTAGCGCCACTCCAAACACAGCAGGAGCATTTGCATCGTATTCGATTTCATTTTTTATGCAAAATCCACTTGCAGCATCTGGATCTATATTTATTACATTTCCATCGGGATTTACTGTGCCACAAGGAGCATGGAATACAAACTATGTGCAGGTTAATGGCGTCTATCCTACATCAGTTTCTGCTTCAGGGCAGGTCATTACAATAGTGCCATCTCAACCAGGCGGTCTTGGAGCAGGTTATGTTTCTGTTTTTATTTCGAATTCGGCAGGTGTAAAAAATCCGCCAATAGGTGGAACTTATTCTATTACGATAAGCACAACTACTTCAGGAGAGGGAGCTGGTTATGGTACATTAACAATAACAAGTGCAGTTACAGGTGTTTATGTTTCGGTAAATCCACTTCTTGCTGGAACAAAAGCCTCATACTTCATTCAATTTACGCCAAATGTTTCTTTAGTGCAAAACACAGACTATATTTACATAGAATTTCCAACAGGAACAACACTTCCGACACCTATTCCTAACAATGTTATGTATGTTGGTACTTCTCAGGTTCCTTCAACGTATATATCATATCCCACTTCTACAAAAATGCAGATAAAAGTACCTATAGCCTTAAATGCAGGCGTTGTCCAACAGGTATACATCCCTGATACATTTGGCATTATTAATACTACAACTTCAAACGTTCCCTTAACGGTAAAAGTTTCTACAAGCAAGGAAACAACACCAGTTGACTCAAATCCTTTTACGCTTATAGGCACAAGTGTATCTTCTCCAACAGTTACGGTAAGCCCAAATTCTGCATCTTCCAATGCGTCTTATACTATTCAGTTCAATGTAAGCCCAACAGGTGGTTTATCGCCTACAACTGACTACATAAAAATTGAATTTCCAGAAGGTACCACAGTGCCAGCAAACACTAACCCAACGTATATTTCAGTAAACGGTATAGCTTGCAGCAATAGGTTGGTAAGTGGAAACCTACTAACAATATATATTCCTTCGACACTTGCTATAAACAACGGCCAATTTGTAATCGTCCAAATATCTAACAATTTTGGAATCGTTAATCCAAGCACGCCAGGAACATATACTTTAAAAGTTTCTACAAGTAAAGATATTATCCCCGTTCCTGCATACTATACCATTACTGGCACTTCTATTTCAAATCTTGATGTTGTGGTTGATCCGCCAACACAGAATGCTAACGCCCAATATACAATCACATTTAAAACTTCTTCAAGTGGTGCACTGTCAAGGAGTGCTTCCGATAAAATCTATGTGGCATTCCCAACAGGATTTACAACTCCAAGCTCAATAAGTGGTGTTTATGTTACTGTTAACGGAACGCAGTGCACAACATCGATTACAAATACAAGCGGAAAATTGACAATTACAACACCTGTTGATGTAGGAGCAAATTCCACCGTGACAGTTGTAATTTCGAAGAACGCAAACATTATTAACCCCTCTTCCTCAGGCACATATCAAATTAAGGTTTCCACAAGTAAGGATGTTGTTGAAGTTATGGATAACGTTGATATTGTTAAATCAACTGTATCAAAACCACAGGTGCAACTTACCTCTTATGCCGTAAGTGACGATGTTGGGGTGACGATTATTTTTAATACAGGGTCAGGTGGTGCACTTACAACATCTGACACAATCTCATTAGTATTTCCATCGCAATTTACATTGCCTTCGACAATTCAGACGGGTCTCGTTAAGGTAAATAATGTAAATGCACTTCAAGTAACGAAAAGCGTAAATAGAATAGACATAAAACCATCTGTAAATATTGGTGCAAACTCACAGGTAACAGTTGCAATTGATAAAAGCGCAGGGATAAAAAACCCAACTCAGTCAGGAGACTATAAGATTTCTGTTTATACATCAAAAGAGACAACTCCAATCGATTCGGATACATTTAAGATCGTTATACTCCCTGTAACTACCGCAGCCGTAAGCCCAGCACAACCTGACGGCGAAAACGGATATTATAAGACAACACCAAGAATTACTCTTACTGCAACAAGCCCTGTTGATACAAATCCACAAATCTACTTCTATATTGATAATCCTTCACCGCAGTTATACAGTGCGCCTATATCAATTCCTGACGGAGTGCATACTCTTTACTTCTATGCAAAGGACAAATACGGAAATACGGAAGTTGCTAAATCTCTTCAATTCAAGGTTGATACCATAAAACCTACGATTACAATTACATCACCTCAAGACAATGCAGTTTTGAACTCAAAAGATATTACCATAAAAGGAAGGGTATCAGAGCAAGCAACCCTTACCGTAAACGGTGCACCTGTTATCGTAAAACCTGATTTAACATTTGAATATGCAACAACAATTGTTGGCAAGACCACATTCACAATTGTTGCAAAAGATGTTGCAGGAAATACCAATCAGACAACCCTTACAGTTTCGCTTGACACAACGCCACCAAAACTTACCGTAACGAAACCTGTTGCATTCCAAACAGTAAATGTGCCTTACGTTAATGTTGAAGGAATAACCGATGCTGATGCAGTTAAAGTTACCGTAAATGGGCAACAAGTTCAAGTTGGAAGTGATTTTAAATTCTCCTATAGAGTGACACTTACAACAGAAGGCCTTAACTCAATCGAAGTTATTGCGGAGGATCTTGCAGGGAATCAGGCTCGACAAGTAATACCAATTAACTACGTGAAGAAGACAAAACTTATTTTGCAAGTTGACAACAAGAACGCCATTCTAAACGATAAGGCAATTCAACTTGATGCACCGCCAAAGATTGTTAACGGAAGAACCCTTGTTCCAATAAGAACAATAGCAACTGCATTTAACGCCGAAATTGCATGGGAACCTGTATTTAGACTCGTGATTATCAAGTTGGGAGATACGACAATTTACCTTCAAATTGGTGTAAGCTATGCATCGGTTAATGGTAAAAAGGTTACACTTGATGTTGCACCACAGATAATTGGGAATTACACGTATGTGCCATTAAGATTTATTTCGGAGTCGCTTAATGCTTCAGTTGAATGGGACGGAGCAACAAAGACGATTATTATTATTTATCCAAAGTAG
- a CDS encoding bactofilin family protein — MAFGRKDETKEAVSTTQTVIAKDLFVKGDVKCEGVMRIEGIIEGHISGNGEVTIAEGGKVKGDIQGRKVIVIGQVEGNITSKESVEVLEHATVIGDITAEKISIEEGATVEGKVITKKAQQVITEPPKNEEKK; from the coding sequence ATGGCATTTGGAAGAAAAGATGAGACAAAAGAAGCAGTTTCAACAACACAGACGGTAATTGCAAAAGATCTTTTTGTAAAAGGTGATGTTAAGTGCGAAGGTGTAATGAGAATTGAAGGAATAATTGAGGGGCATATTTCAGGTAATGGCGAAGTAACAATTGCAGAAGGCGGAAAAGTAAAAGGTGATATCCAAGGAAGAAAAGTAATTGTAATCGGGCAAGTTGAAGGAAATATTACTTCAAAGGAAAGTGTTGAAGTTTTGGAGCATGCAACAGTAATTGGAGATATAACTGCTGAGAAAATCTCAATTGAGGAAGGCGCAACGGTTGAAGGAAAAGTAATCACAAAGAAAGCACAGCAAGTAATAACAGAACCGCCAAAGAATGAGGAAAAAAAGTAG
- a CDS encoding HepT-like ribonuclease domain-containing protein encodes MSKRKDREYLFDIKEAIDRIKNYTKDIDFGTFIAKTEKQDAVLRNLEIIGEAVKNISPEIKNKYSVVNWKSIAGLRDKVIHFYFGVNLEIVWDVVQNKLGNLERTLDKILEDLGETHKS; translated from the coding sequence ATGTCTAAGAGAAAAGATAGAGAGTATCTCTTTGATATTAAAGAAGCAATTGATAGAATAAAAAATTATACTAAGGACATTGATTTTGGAACATTTATTGCAAAAACAGAGAAACAAGACGCTGTATTGAGGAATCTTGAAATAATTGGAGAAGCTGTCAAAAATATTTCACCTGAGATAAAAAATAAATACTCAGTGGTTAATTGGAAAAGTATTGCTGGCCTGAGAGATAAAGTAATTCACTTTTACTTTGGAGTAAATCTCGAAATAGTTTGGGATGTAGTTCAAAACAAACTTGGGAACCTTGAAAGAACTTTGGATAAAATTTTGGAAGATCTTGGGGAAACGCACAAATCGTAG
- a CDS encoding phosphoribosyltransferase translates to MFKNRLDAGEKLAKAISDEGIAFDYLFACPRGGVEVAFPIAREFKKEIIPLFSHKIPSSINEEFAIGAVSIDGDYIINEYGQSEEKYYLEEIIRKTVDLMKKRAESYGVIFDFKGVKDKVVLVIDDGIATGETLFAGVKSILKYEPKEVYVAVPVSSYEGYTKLREIAKVIALHIDKYFFAVSEYYDEFGQFDDTEVKKYLALSKEFSKI, encoded by the coding sequence ATGTTTAAAAATAGGCTTGATGCAGGAGAAAAACTTGCAAAGGCAATTTCTGATGAGGGCATTGCCTTTGATTATTTATTTGCGTGTCCCAGAGGTGGTGTTGAGGTTGCATTTCCAATTGCAAGAGAGTTTAAAAAGGAAATAATACCACTTTTTTCGCACAAAATTCCATCATCTATAAATGAAGAATTTGCAATTGGTGCGGTGTCAATTGATGGTGATTACATTATAAACGAGTATGGACAATCCGAAGAAAAATATTATTTAGAGGAAATTATAAGAAAAACTGTCGACCTCATGAAAAAACGGGCGGAAAGTTATGGTGTAATTTTTGATTTTAAGGGCGTTAAAGATAAGGTTGTGCTTGTTATAGATGATGGTATCGCAACAGGTGAAACGCTATTTGCAGGCGTAAAAAGTATTCTTAAATACGAGCCCAAGGAAGTTTATGTTGCAGTGCCTGTTTCATCTTATGAAGGCTATACAAAATTGAGGGAGATTGCAAAAGTGATTGCTTTGCATATTGATAAGTATTTCTTTGCTGTGTCAGAATATTACGATGAATTTGGTCAATTCGATGATACTGAGGTTAAAAAATATTTAGCACTTTCAAAAGAATTTTCAAAAATTTAA
- a CDS encoding copper amine oxidase N-terminal domain-containing protein gives MRKVWVLLIVLSLVLNAFGIISSIKAVSIAPPFNVEVDPINGGVIAQYRIYGSYSDYDNVGMLKLYFRDDTRFKFDSAPYGSVLVNGEPVKGAQFKLITSDNSVELSLYLSKLINKGDNVEILIKKEAGLVNPITPATCYKVRVVYLTTNGAELGATLSNSYRITVSSVQDVVVNVDPAVRGMNALYVVRFLTGAKGALRANEGEIRIKFPEGTAFPQILTRTNVKINGYEASGVYRSADNPFMLRVYAPIDIPAYYPVMIEFSEKFGIRNPSSGVKKISLSTSVEETWIDSDPFIIYDPQVQNLSINLSRDFTGANSGFEINFSTSPVGNLPKGKYIYIDFGQDFSLNNVNLQGFVTVNGMTANASVNGSVIIVENQFDLSALQNVSVVINENAGIVNPINNGVYKIYCWTDTDNYKVSVPVTINESTISEVVLKTKNTGILSINEFNISFKTGPVKMLQKGKDTINITFDSGFVFSNENMPKDAFKVNNLEVENVAVNDKTIFLYIPQDISPKTQVEVNILSLAGIKNPANQGEYGVTVSTSQETKGVSSNKIKIIPLPVVEFTFNPSLPDGMNGIYRTPPEVTLSTSNGVKVFYKIDDGEFKEFEKSFKVLEGKHTVFAYAVDALGNQGEIIEKKVIVDNTPPAINIDSVSLGKVIFGAAKVVSGYVSEPCTLKVNNKVLDLNDDLKFSVPIDVKDGDPVIVWARDLAGNQTTILLTAKIDETPPEISFVDLNTKLNSSVIQTETTDENFTLKINLSESGKVFVNGIEVPHNSNTYIYSTHLADGDNVFVVDAYDLAGNKSSKTVVVKKVNEKIIKLQIGSKEAITSSTTVLLEQSPFIENGTTLVPLRFIAEAFGSTVNYNEALKLITIEFANKIIQVQVNSTIALINNSVYRLTVAPKIVQGFTFVPLRFIAEAFGANVSWDAATKTITITYKP, from the coding sequence ATGAGAAAAGTATGGGTACTTTTAATAGTTTTATCTTTGGTTTTGAACGCTTTTGGAATTATTAGTAGCATTAAAGCGGTTTCCATAGCACCGCCATTTAATGTCGAAGTAGACCCAATAAACGGGGGAGTTATTGCCCAATATAGGATATACGGAAGTTATTCAGATTACGATAATGTTGGTATGTTAAAACTCTATTTCCGTGATGACACGCGTTTCAAATTCGACTCAGCCCCTTACGGGAGTGTTCTTGTCAATGGTGAGCCCGTGAAAGGGGCGCAATTCAAACTAATAACTTCAGATAATTCAGTAGAACTTTCGCTTTATCTAAGCAAATTAATCAATAAGGGAGATAATGTTGAAATACTTATTAAAAAAGAAGCAGGACTTGTAAATCCTATAACGCCTGCAACATGTTACAAAGTAAGAGTGGTGTATTTGACAACAAACGGTGCAGAATTAGGAGCAACTTTATCAAATAGTTATAGGATTACTGTTTCTTCGGTACAAGACGTTGTTGTCAATGTAGACCCTGCAGTTAGAGGAATGAATGCCTTGTACGTTGTAAGGTTTTTAACAGGAGCAAAAGGCGCACTTCGTGCAAATGAAGGCGAAATAAGGATAAAGTTTCCGGAAGGTACGGCTTTTCCCCAAATACTTACAAGGACAAATGTTAAAATTAATGGATATGAAGCATCTGGCGTATATAGAAGTGCAGATAATCCGTTTATGCTTAGAGTCTATGCTCCGATAGATATCCCTGCCTATTATCCAGTAATGATTGAGTTTAGCGAGAAATTCGGAATAAGAAATCCATCTTCAGGTGTAAAGAAAATTTCACTTTCAACATCGGTAGAGGAGACCTGGATTGATTCTGACCCTTTTATAATATATGATCCTCAGGTGCAGAATCTCTCGATAAATCTTTCAAGGGATTTTACAGGCGCGAACTCTGGTTTTGAAATAAACTTCTCAACCTCACCTGTTGGAAATCTCCCAAAGGGGAAATACATATATATTGACTTTGGACAAGATTTTTCTTTGAACAATGTCAATTTACAAGGATTTGTAACTGTGAACGGAATGACTGCAAATGCATCTGTAAATGGTAGTGTTATTATAGTTGAAAATCAGTTCGATTTATCTGCTTTGCAAAATGTTTCGGTTGTAATTAATGAGAATGCAGGGATTGTAAATCCTATTAATAATGGAGTATATAAAATATATTGCTGGACAGATACTGATAATTACAAGGTGAGTGTACCTGTTACAATAAACGAGTCAACAATATCAGAAGTTGTTTTAAAAACTAAAAACACAGGCATATTGTCAATTAACGAATTTAACATCAGTTTCAAAACGGGGCCGGTTAAGATGCTTCAAAAAGGCAAGGATACGATAAATATTACATTTGATAGCGGGTTTGTATTCAGTAACGAGAATATGCCTAAAGATGCTTTCAAGGTAAATAATTTAGAAGTAGAAAATGTTGCAGTTAATGATAAAACTATTTTTCTTTATATTCCCCAGGATATATCTCCCAAAACCCAGGTTGAAGTAAATATACTTAGCTTGGCAGGTATTAAGAATCCAGCAAATCAAGGTGAATATGGAGTAACAGTATCAACATCTCAAGAAACAAAAGGGGTTTCAAGCAATAAAATAAAGATTATCCCTTTGCCAGTTGTTGAATTTACTTTTAATCCTTCTTTGCCTGACGGAATGAACGGTATTTACAGAACTCCTCCTGAGGTAACTCTTTCGACGTCAAATGGTGTTAAAGTATTTTACAAAATAGATGACGGTGAATTCAAAGAGTTTGAAAAGTCTTTCAAAGTTTTAGAGGGCAAACATACAGTTTTTGCGTATGCAGTTGATGCTTTAGGAAACCAAGGAGAAATTATTGAAAAGAAGGTAATAGTTGACAATACTCCGCCTGCTATTAATATCGATTCCGTTTCTTTAGGTAAGGTTATATTCGGAGCGGCAAAAGTCGTTTCTGGCTATGTTTCAGAACCATGCACATTAAAAGTAAATAATAAGGTTCTTGACCTCAATGACGACCTGAAATTCTCCGTGCCCATCGATGTAAAAGATGGTGATCCTGTTATTGTCTGGGCAAGAGATCTTGCGGGGAACCAAACAACAATTCTTCTTACAGCAAAAATTGATGAAACACCACCCGAAATTTCTTTTGTTGATTTGAACACTAAATTAAATTCTTCTGTTATACAAACTGAGACAACAGATGAAAACTTTACCCTAAAAATTAATTTAAGTGAAAGTGGAAAAGTTTTTGTGAATGGAATAGAAGTCCCGCATAATAGCAACACATATATCTATTCAACGCATTTGGCGGATGGTGATAATGTTTTTGTTGTGGATGCATACGATTTAGCAGGAAATAAGAGTTCGAAGACTGTTGTAGTAAAGAAGGTAAACGAGAAAATCATTAAACTTCAAATAGGCTCAAAAGAGGCAATAACTTCAAGTACTACAGTTTTGCTTGAACAGAGCCCATTTATTGAAAATGGAACAACTCTTGTTCCTTTAAGATTTATTGCAGAAGCATTTGGCTCAACGGTTAATTATAATGAGGCTTTAAAACTCATTACAATAGAGTTTGCAAATAAGATTATTCAAGTTCAGGTTAATTCGACCATTGCCTTGATAAATAATAGCGTTTATAGACTTACCGTTGCACCTAAAATAGTTCAAGGCTTCACCTTTGTTCCCCTTCGTTTTATCGCTGAGGCATTTGGTGCAAATGTTAGTTGGGATGCAGCAACAAAGACTATAACTATTACTTATAAGCCATAG
- a CDS encoding nucleotidyltransferase family protein, with amino-acid sequence MRKKSRGIFKKDKSKELSKDEIIKILTKNRKILGKFKVKRIGIFGSFVRNKATSKSDVDLYVEFEEPTLENFIGLSSTLEKLFKRKVDILTPLGIESIRIPSVKEEIKKSIEYV; translated from the coding sequence ATGAGGAAAAAAAGTAGGGGGATTTTCAAGAAAGACAAATCTAAAGAACTAAGTAAGGATGAAATAATAAAAATACTTACGAAGAATAGAAAGATCCTTGGAAAGTTCAAGGTAAAAAGAATAGGTATTTTCGGTTCATTTGTTAGAAATAAAGCAACCTCAAAAAGTGATGTTGATTTATATGTAGAATTCGAAGAGCCTACCCTTGAGAATTTTATTGGATTGAGTTCTACTCTTGAAAAACTTTTTAAAAGAAAGGTTGATATACTTACACCATTGGGAATTGAAAGTATTAGAATTCCATCAGTGAAGGAAGAAATAAAAAAGAGCATAGAATATGTCTAA